In one Echinicola marina genomic region, the following are encoded:
- the xerA gene encoding site-specific tyrosine recombinase/integron integrase encodes MRKKPMVKLEFPYDFELKELVKTFPNCEWNRHEKAWCVPYTDDILDRLILFFKGKVWLDYSTFRKANLPKTFPELPPLALEIFKEIEAFQDWMKNKRYSESTVKTYRGSLEIFFRFLENKPLSEIKNEDLEKFTKDYIIDRQYSVSYQSQVINAIKLFFNIKQNRKLDPEVVSRPRKPSKLPNVLSKEEVKRILEAHKNIKHRTMLSIIYACGLRRSEVLHLKISDVDSKRGLLIVRQSKGKKDRVVPLSDKTIALLREYYKYERPQYFLFEGKKLNSKYSSGSLQKILKSALGKSGIKKPVTLHWLRHSFATHLLENGTDLRYIQEILGHNSSRTTEIYTHVTDNSIRKIKSPFDDL; translated from the coding sequence TTGAGAAAGAAGCCAATGGTCAAACTGGAATTCCCTTACGATTTTGAACTGAAGGAACTGGTAAAAACCTTTCCCAATTGTGAATGGAACAGGCATGAAAAGGCCTGGTGCGTCCCCTACACTGATGATATTCTGGATCGCTTGATCCTATTTTTCAAAGGAAAGGTGTGGTTGGATTATTCCACATTTAGAAAAGCCAATTTGCCCAAAACTTTCCCTGAACTCCCTCCATTAGCGCTTGAGATTTTTAAAGAAATAGAAGCATTTCAGGATTGGATGAAAAATAAGCGGTACAGTGAAAGTACCGTAAAGACCTACAGGGGTAGTTTGGAAATATTTTTCAGGTTTTTGGAGAACAAGCCTTTAAGCGAGATAAAGAATGAAGATCTAGAAAAATTCACCAAAGACTACATTATTGACAGACAATACTCGGTATCTTATCAAAGTCAAGTAATCAATGCGATTAAACTATTTTTCAATATTAAGCAAAACAGAAAACTTGATCCAGAAGTGGTTTCAAGGCCCCGGAAGCCTTCCAAATTACCCAATGTACTGAGTAAAGAAGAAGTTAAAAGGATATTGGAAGCGCATAAAAACATCAAGCACAGAACCATGCTTTCAATTATATATGCTTGTGGACTTAGAAGAAGTGAAGTGTTGCACTTAAAAATAAGCGATGTAGATTCCAAAAGAGGCTTATTGATTGTACGCCAATCTAAAGGAAAGAAAGATAGAGTGGTGCCTTTATCTGACAAGACAATAGCCTTGCTGAGGGAATATTATAAATATGAGCGTCCCCAATATTTCTTGTTTGAAGGTAAAAAGCTAAATTCTAAGTACAGTTCAGGTAGCTTGCAGAAAATACTTAAGTCAGCCTTGGGAAAATCAGGTATAAAAAAGCCAGTCACTTTACATTGGCTTAGACACTCTTTTGCTACCCATCTTTTGGAAAATGGCACCGACTTGCGCTATATTCAGGAAATATTAGGTCACAATAGCAGTAGGACGACAGAAATCTATACACACGTCACTGATAATAGTATCAGGAAGATTAAATCTCCCTTTGATGACCTTTAA
- a CDS encoding VOC family protein yields MEFIQIKETCLYINDLDKAEKFYHNNLGMPIISKEINRHIFFRCGSSVLLCFIPETTQKESSLPAHFAKGKQHIAFEVTAKEYENRKNELINLGIEITHEQEWKDGLKSCYFEDPFGHVLEIVPKGIWE; encoded by the coding sequence ATGGAATTCATACAGATCAAAGAAACATGCCTTTATATCAATGACCTGGATAAGGCAGAAAAATTTTACCACAATAACCTAGGTATGCCGATTATTTCCAAGGAAATCAATCGGCATATATTTTTTAGGTGTGGCAGTTCGGTACTGCTCTGTTTTATCCCTGAAACCACCCAAAAAGAAAGCTCCCTACCTGCTCATTTTGCAAAGGGTAAGCAACATATTGCCTTTGAAGTAACCGCAAAGGAATACGAAAACAGGAAAAATGAACTAATCAACTTAGGGATAGAAATCACCCATGAACAGGAATGGAAAGATGGGCTGAAAAGCTGTTATTTTGAAGATCCCTTCGGGCATGTCCTTGAAATCGTGCCCAAAGGGATCTGGGAATAG
- a CDS encoding DUF3098 domain-containing protein, with the protein MDQNNLPFSKKNYTLMLIGIAIIVVGFVIMGLDSEPHGFGFLGLTLGPLVTLFGFIFEFYAIFHKSDN; encoded by the coding sequence ATGGATCAAAACAACTTACCTTTTTCTAAAAAGAATTATACCCTCATGTTGATAGGCATCGCCATTATCGTGGTGGGTTTTGTCATCATGGGACTGGACAGTGAACCGCATGGATTCGGATTCTTAGGCCTTACCCTTGGCCCCCTAGTGACCCTTTTTGGATTTATTTTCGAATTTTACGCAATTTTTCATAAGTCTGACAATTAA
- a CDS encoding CoA transferase subunit A has protein sequence MINKTVKDAEEATADIKSNAVLMLGGFGLCGIPENSIKALLKRNISGLTCISNNAGVDDFGIGLMLQKKMVKKMISSYVGENAEFERQLLSGELEVELIPQGTLAERTRAGGAGIPAFFTPAGVGTEVAEGKEMREFDGKLYILESWLKADFSLVKAWKGDTAGNLIYKGTARNFNPMMAAAGAITIAEVEELVPAGELDPNQIHTPGIYVQRIFQGKDYEKRIEKRTVRE, from the coding sequence ATGATCAATAAAACTGTAAAAGATGCAGAGGAAGCCACCGCAGATATCAAGAGCAATGCTGTATTGATGTTGGGTGGCTTTGGTCTTTGTGGGATCCCCGAAAACAGCATCAAAGCCCTGCTCAAAAGGAATATTTCTGGTCTCACCTGTATCTCCAATAATGCCGGTGTAGATGATTTTGGCATTGGGCTCATGCTGCAAAAGAAGATGGTCAAGAAGATGATCTCCTCATATGTGGGCGAAAATGCAGAATTTGAGCGGCAATTGCTCAGCGGGGAACTGGAAGTAGAACTGATCCCCCAGGGGACCTTGGCAGAAAGGACCCGGGCCGGTGGTGCAGGTATTCCAGCCTTTTTTACCCCTGCAGGTGTGGGCACTGAAGTGGCCGAAGGCAAGGAAATGAGGGAATTTGATGGCAAACTCTATATTCTGGAAAGTTGGCTGAAGGCTGATTTTTCCTTGGTAAAAGCCTGGAAGGGAGATACCGCTGGCAACCTGATCTATAAGGGAACAGCCAGGAATTTCAATCCCATGATGGCTGCTGCGGGTGCCATCACCATCGCCGAGGTGGAAGAGCTGGTCCCCGCAGGTGAATTGGATCCCAATCAAATCCATACCCCAGGCATCTATGTACAGCGCATATTCCAAGGTAAGGATTATGAAAAGCGGATAGAAAAAAGAACCGTAAGAGAATAG
- the truB gene encoding tRNA pseudouridine(55) synthase TruB: MDEKPYGEVFLINKPYQWTSFDVVKKVRNALKIKKVGHAGTLDPLATGLLIICAGKKTKSINDFMGQEKEYTGTFVLGKTTESFDLEQEVKEVADPSHLSLEDIQTACKKFTGDIMQVPPTHSAIKKDGKRVYESARKGIDVKLDPRPVQVSTFEITRCELPEIDFRIVCSKGTYIRSLARDLGEELKVGAYMSALTRTRIGDFYLKDAVEVLELVDKIKAEKEAKG; the protein is encoded by the coding sequence ATGGACGAGAAACCTTACGGAGAAGTATTTCTGATCAACAAACCTTATCAATGGACCTCTTTTGATGTGGTGAAAAAGGTGAGAAATGCCTTAAAAATAAAAAAAGTAGGTCACGCAGGGACCTTGGATCCACTGGCCACTGGATTGCTCATCATTTGTGCCGGGAAAAAGACCAAGAGCATCAATGACTTTATGGGCCAAGAAAAAGAATATACCGGCACCTTTGTACTGGGCAAGACCACTGAATCCTTTGACTTGGAGCAAGAAGTAAAAGAGGTGGCTGATCCCTCCCACTTGAGTCTTGAGGACATCCAAACAGCCTGTAAAAAATTCACCGGGGACATCATGCAGGTCCCCCCTACCCATTCGGCCATCAAAAAGGACGGAAAAAGGGTGTATGAGTCTGCCAGAAAGGGCATTGATGTAAAATTGGACCCAAGGCCTGTACAGGTTTCTACCTTCGAAATCACCCGCTGTGAACTGCCTGAAATAGACTTCCGGATCGTATGTTCCAAAGGCACCTATATCAGAAGTTTGGCCAGGGACCTGGGCGAGGAATTGAAAGTGGGCGCTTATATGTCTGCCCTCACCCGAACCCGAATAGGAGATTTTTACCTAAAAGATGCTGTAGAAGTATTGGAACTAGTTGACAAGATCAAAGCTGAAAAAGAAGCCAAGGGATGA
- a CDS encoding bifunctional riboflavin kinase/FAD synthetase: MKIYEGLDHFQAVKNAVVTSGTFDGVHLGHQKILARIRNIADQMEGETVLITFWPHPRLVLHPEEHNLRLLTTFEEKAKLLEKAGIDHLITIPFTKEFSQLTGEEFIQKVLIDKIHTKKLVIGYDHRFGKNREGSFDHLKANIDRYGFELEEISREDVDHVGISSTKIRKALLAGHINEATEFLGRPYELNGIVIKGQQIGRSIDFPTANIHVPSNYKLIPGDGAYVVEVAVGQETYQAMLNIGNRPTVDGIEKTVEAHLFDYNDNLYDKQITVYFKDFLRAERKFANLEELKNQLKRDKEKARQIFNES; this comes from the coding sequence ATGAAAATTTACGAAGGACTTGATCATTTCCAAGCGGTAAAAAATGCAGTGGTGACCAGCGGTACCTTTGATGGGGTACATTTGGGCCATCAAAAGATATTGGCCCGCATCAGAAATATTGCCGACCAAATGGAAGGCGAAACTGTTTTGATTACCTTTTGGCCGCATCCAAGGTTGGTTTTACACCCTGAGGAGCACAATTTGCGCCTATTGACCACCTTTGAGGAAAAAGCAAAGCTCCTTGAAAAAGCAGGAATAGATCATTTGATCACTATTCCTTTTACCAAGGAATTTTCCCAATTGACCGGAGAAGAATTCATCCAAAAAGTCCTCATTGATAAAATCCATACCAAGAAACTGGTCATTGGCTATGACCACCGGTTTGGCAAAAACCGGGAAGGCAGCTTTGACCACCTCAAGGCCAATATAGACCGATATGGATTTGAGCTCGAGGAAATATCCAGGGAAGATGTCGATCATGTAGGCATCTCCAGCACTAAAATTAGAAAAGCACTCCTGGCCGGTCATATTAATGAAGCCACAGAATTTTTGGGCAGGCCCTATGAGCTGAACGGCATTGTGATCAAAGGTCAACAAATCGGCCGTTCCATAGATTTTCCTACTGCCAATATCCACGTACCCAGCAACTATAAGCTCATCCCTGGAGATGGTGCCTATGTGGTGGAAGTGGCGGTGGGACAGGAAACTTACCAGGCCATGCTCAATATCGGTAACCGACCAACAGTGGATGGCATAGAAAAAACGGTAGAAGCCCATCTTTTTGATTATAATGACAATTTATACGACAAACAAATCACAGTTTATTTCAAAGATTTTTTGAGAGCGGAAAGAAAATTTGCAAATTTAGAAGAGCTTAAAAATCAACTAAAAAGGGACAAGGAAAAAGCCCGGCAAATTTTTAATGAATCCTAG
- a CDS encoding cell division protein FtsX: MSKSLRKKTRLGSFKFMSVLFSTTLSLFIAGLFGVIVIQAKTLTSIIRENIEIQVFLNKNISEADNAKIGKLLASKPYVLIKEGEGAQINYISADEAAASFLKDTGEDFGKFLDDNPLRHSYVISVREDFQTSEQMEKIVAEIQELNGVFEVTYMTDLVESINKNLVKVSMVLGAFILILIFTVIILINNTIRLALFSQRFLIRSMQLVGATKGFIRKPFLNRSFLYGALAGILASVILYALIEYTKANIDGFALLQNEEMLLMLFGSLVLLGAILSFFSTLRAVNKYLNMTLDELY, from the coding sequence ATGAGCAAATCTCTAAGGAAAAAGACAAGACTAGGAAGTTTTAAGTTTATGAGTGTGCTGTTCAGCACCACCCTATCACTTTTTATTGCAGGGCTCTTTGGGGTAATTGTCATCCAAGCAAAGACGCTGACCTCCATCATCAGGGAAAATATAGAAATACAGGTTTTCCTCAACAAGAATATCTCCGAAGCCGACAATGCCAAAATCGGCAAGCTTTTGGCCTCCAAACCCTATGTACTGATCAAAGAAGGGGAAGGCGCCCAGATCAATTATATTTCTGCCGATGAAGCTGCAGCATCGTTCTTAAAAGACACAGGAGAGGATTTTGGCAAATTTCTGGATGATAACCCACTACGGCACAGTTATGTCATCTCCGTTAGAGAGGACTTCCAGACTTCAGAACAGATGGAAAAGATCGTGGCAGAAATCCAGGAGTTGAATGGGGTTTTTGAGGTGACTTATATGACCGATTTGGTGGAATCCATCAATAAAAACTTGGTCAAGGTCAGCATGGTTTTGGGAGCTTTTATACTTATCCTCATCTTTACGGTCATCATCCTGATCAATAATACCATTCGGCTTGCCCTATTTTCACAGCGTTTCCTTATCCGAAGCATGCAGCTGGTCGGAGCAACCAAAGGTTTTATCAGAAAACCCTTCCTGAACAGGTCCTTCCTATATGGAGCTTTGGCAGGAATTTTGGCTTCAGTTATCCTGTATGCCCTGATAGAATATACCAAAGCCAATATTGATGGTTTTGCTCTTTTACAAAACGAAGAAATGCTTTTGATGCTCTTTGGTAGTCTGGTATTACTGGGTGCCATACTTTCCTTTTTCAGCACCTTGAGAGCAGTGAATAAATATTTAAATATGACATTGGACGAACTATATTAA
- a CDS encoding 3-oxoacid CoA-transferase subunit B, which produces MLSKIQIAQRIAKEIKDGQYINLGIGIPTLVANYIPDDLDVVLQSENGLLGIGPFPTEDNVDADLINAGKQTISMVDGSVLFSSAESFGMIRGGHVHLTILGAMEVSENGDIANWKIPGKMVKGMGGAMDLVASAENIIVAMQHCSKDGKSKLLKNCSLPITGINCVKKIVTDLAYLKVLPEGGFKLMERAPGVSVEEIQSKTEGRLVVEGDIPEMDF; this is translated from the coding sequence ATGCTCAGCAAAATTCAAATCGCACAACGCATTGCCAAAGAAATCAAAGACGGCCAATATATCAATCTAGGGATTGGCATTCCTACCTTGGTGGCCAATTATATCCCCGATGATCTCGATGTGGTCCTACAATCAGAAAATGGCCTGTTGGGGATTGGCCCCTTCCCTACCGAAGATAATGTGGATGCCGACCTGATCAATGCCGGTAAGCAGACCATCAGCATGGTGGATGGCTCTGTACTTTTTAGCTCAGCGGAATCTTTTGGCATGATCCGTGGCGGTCATGTGCACCTGACCATCCTTGGAGCCATGGAAGTTTCCGAAAATGGGGATATTGCCAACTGGAAAATTCCCGGCAAAATGGTCAAAGGCATGGGCGGTGCCATGGACTTGGTGGCCTCTGCAGAAAATATCATCGTGGCCATGCAACATTGCAGCAAAGATGGCAAATCCAAACTATTGAAAAACTGCAGCCTGCCCATTACAGGCATCAATTGTGTCAAGAAGATCGTCACCGACCTGGCCTACTTGAAGGTACTACCTGAGGGAGGTTTCAAACTGATGGAGAGGGCTCCCGGAGTGAGCGTAGAAGAAATTCAATCCAAAACAGAGGGTAGATTGGTGGTAGAAGGAGATATTCCCGAGATGGATTTTTGA
- a CDS encoding alanine/glycine:cation symporter family protein, with product MKEIVEAVNNIVWSNALIVLCLVAGVYFSVMTKFLQVRYIKEMLRLLFKGKPSEKGVSSFQAFALAISGRVGTGNIAGVATAIAMGGPGAIFWMWVIAFLGSASAFIESTLGQLYKEVNDGEYRGGPAYYIEKGLGVKWYGLLFAFATILSMAVFMPGVQSNSIALSMKNAFEIPAEITGIGVTILLGLIIIGGVKRISKVAEVVIPFMAAAYILMAVVIIFMNIEEVPGVLSMIIGAAFNLESAFSGVFGMAIAWGVKRGIYSNEAGQGSAPHAAAAAEVSHPAKQGLVQAFSVYVDTLFVCTATALMILFTGQYNVINPEGGFLVENLPGVEIGPEYTQYAVATHFPDLGSGFVAVSLLFFAFTTIMAYYYIAETNLSYLNRDRHRAWSVWGLRLLFLITTFYGAIRTAQLAWTMGDIGVGIMAWLNVIAILLLRKPALKVFRDYTKQLKEGKEPVFNSKEVGIENAEFWENNK from the coding sequence ATGAAGGAAATAGTAGAAGCTGTAAATAATATAGTTTGGAGTAATGCCTTGATCGTTTTGTGTTTGGTAGCAGGAGTTTATTTTTCTGTAATGACCAAGTTTCTCCAAGTAAGGTATATCAAGGAAATGCTTCGGCTTTTGTTTAAGGGCAAGCCTTCGGAAAAAGGAGTTTCTTCATTTCAGGCCTTTGCCTTGGCCATCTCAGGTAGGGTAGGTACAGGAAATATTGCTGGTGTGGCGACTGCCATCGCCATGGGAGGTCCCGGTGCCATTTTTTGGATGTGGGTAATCGCCTTTTTAGGTTCTGCCTCTGCATTTATTGAATCTACTTTGGGCCAGCTCTATAAGGAAGTCAATGATGGAGAATACCGTGGTGGTCCAGCTTATTATATAGAAAAAGGGCTAGGCGTCAAATGGTACGGTTTATTGTTCGCTTTTGCGACCATTTTGAGTATGGCGGTATTTATGCCTGGAGTGCAGAGTAACAGTATAGCCCTCAGCATGAAAAATGCATTTGAGATTCCTGCTGAAATCACCGGAATAGGAGTGACCATATTATTGGGCTTGATCATTATAGGCGGGGTGAAGCGTATCAGTAAGGTGGCTGAAGTGGTTATCCCATTTATGGCCGCTGCCTATATATTGATGGCAGTTGTGATCATCTTTATGAATATCGAGGAGGTGCCGGGTGTTTTAAGCATGATCATTGGTGCTGCATTTAATCTGGAATCGGCTTTCAGTGGCGTTTTCGGTATGGCCATAGCTTGGGGTGTAAAAAGAGGCATTTATTCCAATGAAGCTGGGCAGGGCTCAGCACCTCATGCTGCAGCTGCTGCGGAAGTCAGTCATCCAGCTAAGCAGGGCTTGGTCCAGGCCTTTTCTGTGTATGTGGATACATTATTTGTTTGTACTGCCACAGCCCTGATGATTTTGTTTACAGGTCAATATAATGTGATTAATCCTGAGGGAGGCTTTCTCGTTGAGAATTTACCTGGTGTGGAAATAGGTCCTGAATATACCCAGTATGCAGTGGCGACGCATTTTCCTGATTTGGGAAGCGGATTTGTTGCGGTTTCATTATTGTTTTTTGCCTTTACTACCATTATGGCCTATTACTATATTGCGGAGACCAACCTGAGTTATCTTAATAGAGATAGGCATAGGGCCTGGTCAGTATGGGGGCTTCGCTTATTGTTCCTTATCACTACTTTTTATGGGGCTATTCGTACTGCCCAGTTGGCTTGGACCATGGGGGATATTGGAGTAGGTATCATGGCTTGGTTAAACGTTATTGCCATTTTACTATTGAGAAAGCCGGCCTTGAAAGTATTCAGGGATTACACCAAGCAATTGAAAGAAGGAAAAGAACCTGTTTTCAATTCCAAGGAAGTTGGTATCGAGAATGCTGAATTTTGGGAAAACAATAAATAA
- a CDS encoding tyrosine-type recombinase/integrase, producing the protein MYEEMRVRNYSPRSIKTYISLVSTVSKHFGKSPERISIAELKEYLFQKVEVNKMSPSGVNQTISAFKILFKDVLGRIWDPVRIKRPRRPKLLPSVFSKEEISLILNSIRNRKHYCLLALTYASGLRLNEVINLKPCDIDSDRMQLKVRGGKGYKDRYTLLPKRLLEKLREYYRYYRPKTYLFEGQTPGKPYSEKSAQRVLKKAMERAGITKHASFHTLRHSFATHLLEQGTNVRLIQELLGHKSLRTTTVYLPVTNLNPALIKSPLDEL; encoded by the coding sequence ATGTATGAGGAAATGCGGGTCAGGAACTATTCTCCCAGGAGCATCAAGACCTACATCAGCCTGGTATCGACAGTCTCCAAACATTTTGGAAAAAGTCCCGAACGCATCAGTATAGCTGAGCTAAAAGAATACCTTTTCCAAAAGGTAGAGGTAAACAAAATGTCCCCTTCTGGTGTAAACCAAACCATCAGTGCGTTCAAAATACTTTTCAAAGATGTCCTGGGCAGAATCTGGGATCCGGTTAGAATCAAGCGGCCCAGGCGACCCAAACTCCTCCCTTCTGTTTTTTCGAAAGAGGAGATATCCCTTATACTGAACTCCATAAGGAACAGAAAACATTATTGCCTGTTGGCCCTCACCTACGCCTCAGGGCTGAGGCTGAACGAGGTCATCAACCTGAAGCCCTGTGATATTGACAGTGACAGGATGCAGCTGAAAGTTAGGGGAGGAAAGGGATATAAGGACAGGTATACCCTGTTGCCCAAAAGGCTGTTGGAAAAGCTCCGGGAATATTACAGGTACTACCGGCCCAAAACCTATCTTTTCGAAGGTCAGACACCGGGCAAACCCTATAGTGAAAAGAGTGCACAGCGCGTTTTAAAAAAAGCCATGGAACGCGCAGGGATAACAAAGCATGCTTCTTTCCATACCCTTCGCCACTCCTTTGCCACACACCTTCTTGAGCAGGGAACAAATGTCAGGTTAATCCAGGAGCTGTTGGGCCACAAATCCCTCAGAACCACTACGGTTTACCTACCTGTGACCAACTTGAATCCGGCACTGATCAAAAGTCCCCTGGACGAGCTGTGA
- a CDS encoding IS91 family transposase, whose amino-acid sequence MDILNKRNSGVELSDILLGEKESFLSVNSLCTSQYKAYLDIISCRTSKMGSHTLACDSCGHTKTSYNSCRNRHCPKCQYIKQQVWVEKLRCRLLPVRYFHVVFTVPDFLRPLFYANQRYGYNLLFEASSAAVKKAALNPAFLGAESGCLAVLHTWGQSLSYHPHIHMLVPAGGLDVDGQEWIAAHKKFFVPVKALSAIYRGVFMEKLIRALEENLLRIPEKQAKLFSDPRYLKQEAYVKLWHVYIKKTFRGANQVVSYLGRYTHRVAISNSRIQWTDGKAVNFRWKDYRDNRNKTMSLSCHEFVRRFMQHILPTGFYKIRYYGIMASANSRTKMETCFRSLKKTKYISFYHGLSTYEILEEVLGPDLFLCPCCKRGKMVFGIHSEKEKGP is encoded by the coding sequence ATGGACATCCTCAACAAGAGGAATAGTGGGGTAGAACTTTCCGATATCCTGCTGGGGGAGAAAGAATCCTTTCTTTCAGTAAACAGCCTGTGTACCTCCCAGTATAAGGCCTATCTGGACATCATTTCCTGCAGGACATCGAAAATGGGTTCCCATACCCTGGCATGTGATAGCTGCGGACATACCAAAACGAGCTATAACAGCTGCCGCAACCGTCATTGTCCCAAGTGCCAGTATATCAAACAGCAGGTATGGGTAGAAAAGCTCAGGTGCAGGTTGCTGCCGGTGAGATACTTTCACGTGGTGTTCACCGTCCCCGACTTTCTCAGGCCGCTTTTTTATGCCAACCAGCGGTATGGTTATAATCTCCTGTTTGAAGCCTCTTCGGCCGCAGTGAAAAAGGCAGCCCTGAACCCCGCTTTTCTGGGAGCTGAAAGTGGCTGTCTGGCAGTGCTGCATACATGGGGACAGTCCCTGTCCTACCATCCACATATCCATATGCTTGTACCCGCAGGAGGACTGGACGTCGATGGGCAGGAGTGGATCGCCGCACATAAAAAGTTCTTTGTTCCGGTGAAAGCACTGTCAGCTATTTACAGGGGCGTGTTTATGGAAAAACTTATCAGGGCGCTGGAAGAAAACCTTCTCAGGATACCGGAAAAACAGGCAAAACTGTTTTCCGACCCAAGGTATCTCAAGCAGGAAGCCTATGTAAAGTTGTGGCATGTCTATATCAAAAAGACGTTCAGGGGGGCAAACCAGGTCGTCAGCTATCTGGGAAGATACACCCACCGGGTGGCCATCAGCAACAGCAGGATCCAATGGACCGACGGGAAAGCGGTCAACTTCAGGTGGAAGGACTACAGGGACAACAGGAACAAGACCATGAGCCTCAGCTGCCATGAGTTTGTAAGGAGGTTTATGCAGCACATCCTCCCCACAGGCTTTTACAAGATCAGGTACTACGGGATCATGGCCTCGGCAAACAGCAGGACCAAAATGGAAACCTGCTTCAGATCGCTGAAAAAGACAAAGTACATCTCCTTCTACCACGGACTGAGCACTTACGAGATACTGGAAGAGGTTTTGGGCCCGGACCTCTTTCTTTGCCCTTGCTGTAAAAGAGGCAAAATGGTGTTCGGAATCCATTCGGAAAAAGAAAAGGGCCCCTGA
- a CDS encoding undecaprenyl-diphosphate phosphatase gives MSIIEAIILGIIQGLTEFLPVSSSGHIELGSFLLGVEAADNLLFTVVVHAATALSTIIVFRKDIINIIRDLLKFQWNGGTKFAAKIFLSMIPIGIVGVFFEEQIEALFGGKILLVGAMLILTAILLAFSHFAAKRDGMVTFPKAIVIGIAQTIAIMPGISRSGSTIATALLIGVEKEKATRFSFLMVLIPILGASAIKLLKFFKDPSIAEGISTISLTAGFIAAFIAGLAACIWMINIVKRGKLIYFAIYCAIVGTIAVMGGLLM, from the coding sequence ATGAGTATTATTGAAGCCATTATCCTGGGCATCATCCAGGGGCTAACAGAGTTTTTGCCTGTTTCCAGTAGTGGGCATATTGAATTGGGGTCATTCCTTTTGGGCGTTGAAGCCGCCGACAATCTTTTATTCACTGTAGTGGTTCATGCCGCTACCGCCTTAAGTACCATCATCGTCTTTCGTAAGGATATTATCAATATCATCCGGGATTTATTGAAATTCCAGTGGAACGGTGGGACCAAATTTGCTGCCAAAATCTTCCTTTCCATGATTCCTATTGGGATAGTGGGGGTGTTTTTTGAAGAGCAGATCGAAGCCCTGTTTGGTGGAAAAATCCTTTTGGTAGGCGCCATGTTGATATTGACGGCCATACTATTGGCCTTCTCTCACTTTGCAGCCAAAAGGGACGGTATGGTTACTTTCCCTAAAGCCATCGTAATTGGCATTGCCCAGACCATAGCCATTATGCCCGGCATCAGCCGATCAGGCTCGACCATTGCAACCGCCTTATTGATAGGTGTGGAAAAGGAAAAAGCTACCAGATTTTCCTTCCTGATGGTACTGATTCCGATTTTGGGCGCTTCCGCTATCAAGCTTTTGAAGTTTTTCAAAGACCCAAGCATCGCAGAGGGCATTTCCACCATCAGCCTGACAGCTGGATTCATAGCCGCATTTATTGCGGGATTGGCCGCTTGTATCTGGATGATTAATATTGTAAAACGGGGAAAGCTTATTTACTTTGCCATTTATTGCGCCATCGTAGGTACTATTGCCGTAATGGGTGGCTTATTAATGTAG